In Flavobacterium enshiense, the genomic stretch TATGCAAGAGTTACAATGACCGACGCCATCAAACAATTCACCGGTTTTGACATTTCAGGAAAATCGGAGGCTGAAATATTTGAAGCAGCCAAAGGAATGGGCATCGAAGTGGACGAAACCATGGGTAAAGGAAAACTAATTGACGAGATTTTCGGAGCAAAATGCGAAGGAAATTTCATTCAGCCGACTTTTATCACTGATTATCCGAAAGAAATGTCACCATTATGTAAATCACATCGCGACAACCCGGAATTGACCGAACGTTTCGAATTAATGGTATGTGGAAAAGAAATCGCCAATGCTTACTCGGAATTGAATGACCCGATTGACCAAAGAGAGCGTTTTGAAGCACAATTGGCTTTATCTGAAAGAGGTGATGACGAGGCAGGACAATTTATTGATGAAGATTTCTTAAGAGCATTGGAATACGGAATGCCCCCAACATCCGGTTTAGGAATCGGAATGGACCGTTTGATTATGTTCCTAACCAATAATGCTTCAATTCAGGAAGTATTGTTCTTCCCACAAATGCGTCCGGAAAAAAAAGCTATTCACGTTGAGTTGGAAGCTGAAGAAAAACTGATTGTGGAATTACTTCAGAAGCACGAAAACAAAATGGAATTATCGGAACTGAAGATTCGCACTGCACTTAGCGGAAAAAAATGGGACAAGGCCATGAAAACATTGGCACAGCACGGCTTGACTTCTGTAAGCGTAAGCGGAGAACGTAAAATCGTCGCTTTAAAAGAACAATAAGTAACAAAATTCACTACAATAACTTAAGGAGCTCAAAATGAGCTCCTTTTTTATTTCCAAATTAAACCTTTCCCTACCTCAACTGTCCTATACTCATAACACAAAAAATTATAAACGATGAGAAATGTAATTATTGCAGTTGTAATGATGATTTCATTGGCAACTTTTGCACAGGACAGAAAAATGGGACATGACGAATTCACTCCGGAACAAAAAGCGGAATTACAAGCAAAGAAAATGACTCTAGAATTGGATCTTAACAATAAACAGCAAAAAGACTTAAAAAAACTTCTGACAGAGCAGAACAAAAAAAGAGAAGAAGCCAAGGCAAAGCGTAGGGAAATGAAAGATTCCGATAAAAAGCCAACCAGTGATGAGTTATTTGCTATCAAGAGTAAAATGCTAGATGAAAAAATTGCTTTTAGAACAGAAATGAAAAGAATCTTGTCTGAAAAGCAGATGGAAAAATGGGAAGAATTAAGAGAAAAAAGAATGAAACAAATGCAGGAACGAAAAGAAACAAGATATCACAAAAAACGATAGTCAAGCAATTATTAAAGCCTGTTATTCCTGTTGAAAACAACATGCAAACAGCTTTCTACAACCTATTTGAAAAAAAACACCGTGATTTGAGTTCTCCTGACATCTCTACCGCGAAAAGAAGCAAAATATCACATATAATTGATACCAGATTGAAAGCTGCTTTAACAAAAGATCAAATTGCCACGTTAGAGAAAAACAAAGACATTTACGCACAGTTAGTTGGATCTGCCCCTGCTGCTCAATCTACTGCAACAGCCGCTAGCAAGAAGGAAAAATAATTATTAATACTTGTAATAAAAAAACCACCATATGGTGGTTTTTTTTATTGTTATAGCTCTTTAGCAACTTTATCTATGGCATTAATGGTAAAATCTAAATCGTCATAGGTTAAGGCATCAGTAATAAACCAGGTTTCATAAGCCGAAGGCGCAATATAAACTCCTTCTCTCAACAGTCCGTGGAAGAACTTTTTAAATGTTTCATTATCTCCATTTGCCGCCGTTTGAAAATCACAAACTGGGTTAGCATCAAAATGCGCAGAAATCATCGAACCCACGCGATTTATTGTAAACACTATATTATTATCTGTCAACACTTTGACAATTCCTTTTTCCAAATAGGCCGTTTTTTCTTCAAGACGCTGAAACAATTCTACATCCGAATTAATTTCCTGCAACATTGCTAATCCGGCTGCCATCGCCAATGGGTTACCGGACAAGGTTCCCGCCTGATAAACCGGCCCTACCGGCGCCAGATAATCCATAATCTCATTTCTTGCAGCAAAGGCTCCAACCGGCAATCCTCCTCCTATAACTTTACCAAAACAAGCAATATCAGCTTTTATTCCAAATAACTCCTGAGCACCACCTTTTGCTAAGCGAAATCCTGTCATTACTTCATCAAAAATAAGCAAAGCGCCATTTTCATCACAAAGTTGACGCAAACCCTCTAAAAAGCCTCCTTTTGGAGGAATACATCCCATATTACCCGCTACAGGCTCTATGATTATGGCGGCAATTTCATTTTTATTAGCTTCAAACAATTCTTTTACGCTATTCAAATCGTTATAACGTGCCAACAGTGTATCTTTTGCCGTCCCAGACGTTACACCGGGACTATTCGGAGAGCCAAAAGTGATAGCTCCACTTCCAGCCTGAATCAGAAACGAATCGGAGTGACCGTGATAACATCCTGAGAATTTTACAATCTTATCTCTTTTAGTAAAACCACGAGCCAATCGAATGGCACTCATACAAGCTTCAGTACCTGAATTCACAAAACGTATTTTATCAATATTCGGAACCATCGAAACTGCAAGTGCCGCAATTTCCGTTTCCAAAGCAGTAGGCATTCCAAAAGAAGTTCCTTTTTTTGCTTTTTCAATAACCGCACTCACTACCGGTTCAAAAGCATGTCCTAAAAGCATAGGCCCCCAGGAATTGATATAATCAATTAATCGGTTACCATCTTCGTCGTACAAATAAGCCCCTTTGGCTTCTTTTGCAAAAATTGGTGTTCCACCAACGGCTTTAAACGCTCTAACCGGAGAATTAACACCGCCAGGGATTACTTTTGCAGCCTCTACAAAAAGCTGACTGCTTCTTTGATATAACATTATGATTTTATTTTTAGAATTTGACCTATGGATATGGCATTATCTGAAAGCTGATTAATCTTCATCAGTTCATCTACGGTAACACTAAATTTTCTTGAAATGGAATACAATGTATCACCCTGCGATACCCTATATGATTTATCATCCATTGGCATTTCAGACACTTTGACAACAGGTCGGTAATTAGATCCCAGCACCTCTTCATCTATTTTATACAACTCATATCGTTCAATTAAACCAATGAGTTTTTCAGGATATTTCACATCTGTAGCGTAACCCGCTGCGCGCAATCCCTTAGCCCATGCCTCATAATCTCCTTTATCAAGCTTAAACAAATTAGCATATCTGTTTCTGGTTGTTAAAAACAAAGAATGATCGCGATAGGATTCTGCCGAATGTTCATATTTCCTAAAACATTCCTGGGCTGCATCATCGTCATGATGAACTCTTTCACCAGTCCATCCGTTATGGCATTTTATACCGAAATGATTATTTGCTTTCCGAGCTAAAACTCCTGTTCCTGCGCCTGATTCCAAAACACCTTGCGCCAGGGTAATACTCGAAGGAATCCCATGTTTACGCATGTTATCTTTAGCAATCTCTTTGTATTGCTCTATGTATTCTTTAATCAATTCCGGAGTAGCGGAAATCTTCGATGTCGCTTCCAAAACTTCAGATTTGGTTTGAGATGAAGAGGAATTATCTCTTTGGTTAGTATTAACCACCGGCTTTTTCTTAGCCTGATTCACCTTGGTTTTGTATGTCCGTGACGAAGTTATTCGAACCTTAGGACTCGAACCACAACTATAAAAAACCACTAAAACAAATAAAATAAAAATCCTTTTCAACATCATATATAATTTAGAATTGGCAAATGTTTCTTTTTCAAAAAAAGATTCATCCCTTTGCATCCCTGCAGACCTCCGGTATGTATTGCCAATATTTTAGAACCTTCCTTAAAATACCCTTTCTTTATTAAATCATAAATCCCAAACATCATCTTTCCTGTATAAACAGGATCCAAAGGAATTCCTGTTTTCCTGTAAAATTCATTTAAAAAAAAGATTAATTCTTCAGACACTTTACCGTATCCACCAAAATGATAATCAGAAATTAATTCCCAATTATTATTTTTCGCAAAACTACGAATATCATCGCACAAAAACGCTCCCTTTAATGATGAAAACCCAATTGCTTTTTGATTTTCCTGCAGTGAATTGATTATACCGGCAATGGTTCCACCGGTACCAACCGCACAACAGATATATGCAAAATCTTCGTCTTCGTCTGTCAAAATCTCTTCACATCCTTTTACAGCAAGATTATTTGTTCCTCCCTCGGGTAAAAGATAAAAATTGCCATATTCCGATCTCAACGTTTCAATAAATTCAAGATTGTCTTTTTGACGAAACATCTCCCTCGTAACGAAGACAAACTTCATCCCATTTTCCCTGGCAAACAAAAGAGTCGGATTCTCGTCAATTTTATCGATCAACTCATCACCTCTGATAATCCCGATGGTTTTAAAACCATATTTATTACCCGCAGCCGAAACAGCAGCGATATGATTTGAAAAAGCCCCGCCGAATGTCAATAGGGCATCCACTCCTTCTGATTTTGCCTCAATCAGATTATACTTTAGTTTCCGAAATTTATTCCCTGAAATTTCCGGATGGAGCAAATCTTCCCGTTTCAAATAAAGAGAGACACCTTTTTCTTCAATTTTTTCAACCAGCTGATTGTATGATTGCATAGTCCAAAGATAACATATAAACAAAAAAGTGCAACTCTTTCGAGCAGCACTTTTTACGTATTCTTTTTAAGAATTGGAATTAGTTTTTCACCATTACCTTAATTCCCATTTCTCTATTATCGTTGGTATTCAACCTTACAATATAAACACCATCACTTAAATTAGACGTTGAAAACTCATATTCCGCATTTGCCCCTAATTTGTTTTTAGTAAATAACAACTTACCTGCAACATCGTAGATTGCACAAGATTTCAAATCGATCATCTGAGGATTTGCGATATTCAACGTTTTATCATTATTATTCTGATACACCGTTAAACTTTCTGACAATACATTTTCACCAGTTGATAAATTAGCATTTCGGAAAGTAATTTCGAATCTGTCTTTCACAATTCCGGTTGGCAACGTAATTTCAAAGAAATTATTTTTAATATCGTGATACAGACCTGTAACCTTATCATGCATATAGATATTCTCAGCCTCTGTAAAATTAATCAATTTCCCAACAGTAACTTTAAAAGTAGTTTGACTTCCTACTTTGAAAGCAAATGGAATCTTTTTATTGATATCAAAAGGAAGTGTTGAAATTACGTATTGACTTGTCGCATCAATTGGAAAATAAGCATCATTCGGCAATGAGTTTTCAGCAGTTTTAGCATCCATTCCCAAATCAAAAGCATCAGTTGCTCGATTGTTAAATGCCAATACCGCCTCTCTTGAATATTTATTGTTTAAAACCGTGTGAATCTTTATTTGAGGCAATTCTTTATTAGAATATTGCGTATAATCAACATTTGCCACATTTTGTATTTCTCCCCATCTAGAAGTATTGTTCTCATCGTTTGTATTTCTTTCAAATTCAGAATTGTTGGCCAGACCTTCTTTCACAAAAACACGGTAACTGTTTTTCATCTGAACAGTCCCTGCTGCAATACCCTCAACCATAAAACCTTGCCCAATTGGAGTAAACATTCTTTTATACGTAGCCCCTGTAGAACCTCCAGAAGTATTTATAGTTCCGTCACCATTATAAGTGTCCCATGTAGCAGCAGTATAGGTTCCTGGCGAATAATCCGGATCAATTCCGTTTGCCACATATATTCCATATCCCCCTTGATAATCTACTAAATAATGAGAATTGACAGCATCATTATGTTCCCAAAAAAGAGCCTGACCATTTAAAACTGCTTTATTCGCTGGATCATTTAAAAAAAGATTAAGATTGATTGCAGATGGGTATGGATTACCCGTTAAAGTGTTCATTCCAGGCGCAACTGTTATATCAATAGTCCCGTCATTAGGTTTTCCCCTGAAATCATATCGCTGTTTGGCCCCGGTATTATTAGCACTTGTCCCGTCAGTTCCTTTCATTGTAAAACCCTCCCCTGGCTTAATTGTATTAGCACCTCCAACATAAACCCAATCCGCATATACATTGGAGACTATAAATTTATGTATCCATCGGGTTGAAATAGTCAGCGGAGAAGCCAAACCATTAAGATTCGATGTCAATATAGGATCAACTGAGGTAGTAAGTCCACTCACGTCTTTTAATTGAGAAATCCCAAAAAGATTATTAACAGCAGTAGAAGAAAGCACATTTCCTACAGGCGAACTCCAACAGTTATAATCAAAACCATCTGCTGTACCTTCTTGGTAGACTGACAAAGTCCCTACACCTTTATTCGCTCCAGCAGCCGTAGCCCCTTGAAGTAACTGCGCATCATTTCTCAGATACATATTACTTGTGGCAGAGTTCAACTCAAGATCGCCCTTAATAAACAACTGTTCATTATTTACGAACACATAGCTATTAGGACTAACATACATTTGAGCGAAAAGCTCCGATTGATTAAACATTGCCACTGCCAGTAACAATGTTCCTTTAAGCAATTTTGACTCCATAGACTTTCTGTATTACTATATTCTACTGATTTACAAAGTTAATTTAATTTTATTCAACTTTTTTTAAAAAACACCCCTAATTCAACAAATGTACGAAAAATTACCCCAAAACCCTAAGTCAATTTACAACTTCACCATCAAACATAAGATACACAATAGATGCAAAAAAGTAAAAAACTCTAATTTTTTTTTTTAACACCTG encodes the following:
- the hemL gene encoding glutamate-1-semialdehyde 2,1-aminomutase — protein: MLYQRSSQLFVEAAKVIPGGVNSPVRAFKAVGGTPIFAKEAKGAYLYDEDGNRLIDYINSWGPMLLGHAFEPVVSAVIEKAKKGTSFGMPTALETEIAALAVSMVPNIDKIRFVNSGTEACMSAIRLARGFTKRDKIVKFSGCYHGHSDSFLIQAGSGAITFGSPNSPGVTSGTAKDTLLARYNDLNSVKELFEANKNEIAAIIIEPVAGNMGCIPPKGGFLEGLRQLCDENGALLIFDEVMTGFRLAKGGAQELFGIKADIACFGKVIGGGLPVGAFAARNEIMDYLAPVGPVYQAGTLSGNPLAMAAGLAMLQEINSDVELFQRLEEKTAYLEKGIVKVLTDNNIVFTINRVGSMISAHFDANPVCDFQTAANGDNETFKKFFHGLLREGVYIAPSAYETWFITDALTYDDLDFTINAIDKVAKEL
- a CDS encoding glucosaminidase domain-containing protein; the encoded protein is MNQAKKKPVVNTNQRDNSSSSQTKSEVLEATSKISATPELIKEYIEQYKEIAKDNMRKHGIPSSITLAQGVLESGAGTGVLARKANNHFGIKCHNGWTGERVHHDDDAAQECFRKYEHSAESYRDHSLFLTTRNRYANLFKLDKGDYEAWAKGLRAAGYATDVKYPEKLIGLIERYELYKIDEEVLGSNYRPVVKVSEMPMDDKSYRVSQGDTLYSISRKFSVTVDELMKINQLSDNAISIGQILKIKS
- a CDS encoding 1-aminocyclopropane-1-carboxylate deaminase/D-cysteine desulfhydrase; this encodes MQSYNQLVEKIEEKGVSLYLKREDLLHPEISGNKFRKLKYNLIEAKSEGVDALLTFGGAFSNHIAAVSAAGNKYGFKTIGIIRGDELIDKIDENPTLLFARENGMKFVFVTREMFRQKDNLEFIETLRSEYGNFYLLPEGGTNNLAVKGCEEILTDEDEDFAYICCAVGTGGTIAGIINSLQENQKAIGFSSLKGAFLCDDIRSFAKNNNWELISDYHFGGYGKVSEELIFFLNEFYRKTGIPLDPVYTGKMMFGIYDLIKKGYFKEGSKILAIHTGGLQGCKGMNLFLKKKHLPILNYI
- a CDS encoding T9SS type A sorting domain-containing protein, producing MESKLLKGTLLLAVAMFNQSELFAQMYVSPNSYVFVNNEQLFIKGDLELNSATSNMYLRNDAQLLQGATAAGANKGVGTLSVYQEGTADGFDYNCWSSPVGNVLSSTAVNNLFGISQLKDVSGLTTSVDPILTSNLNGLASPLTISTRWIHKFIVSNVYADWVYVGGANTIKPGEGFTMKGTDGTSANNTGAKQRYDFRGKPNDGTIDITVAPGMNTLTGNPYPSAINLNLFLNDPANKAVLNGQALFWEHNDAVNSHYLVDYQGGYGIYVANGIDPDYSPGTYTAATWDTYNGDGTINTSGGSTGATYKRMFTPIGQGFMVEGIAAGTVQMKNSYRVFVKEGLANNSEFERNTNDENNTSRWGEIQNVANVDYTQYSNKELPQIKIHTVLNNKYSREAVLAFNNRATDAFDLGMDAKTAENSLPNDAYFPIDATSQYVISTLPFDINKKIPFAFKVGSQTTFKVTVGKLINFTEAENIYMHDKVTGLYHDIKNNFFEITLPTGIVKDRFEITFRNANLSTGENVLSESLTVYQNNNDKTLNIANPQMIDLKSCAIYDVAGKLLFTKNKLGANAEYEFSTSNLSDGVYIVRLNTNDNREMGIKVMVKN